The nucleotide window GACGACGCGATCTTCCAGGTGATAACGCAGCCCCCTGGCCAGCACAATCTTCTCCACATCGCGCCCCAGGCGCACCAGATCGTCTTTATTATGGCGGTGGCTCACGCGCTCTACATCCTGCTCAATGATAGGTCCCTGGTCCAAATCCGCCGTGACATAGTGGCAGGTAGCACCAATCAGTTTCACACCGCGGTCATAGGCCTGGTAATAAGGATTGGCCCCCACAAAAGAAGGCAGAAAACTGTGATGGATGTTGATGACCTGCCCCTGGTATTGCTGGCACAGCGCGGATGGCAGGATTTGCATATAACGCGCCAGAACAATGGTTTGGGCCTGATACTTGGACAACAGCGTTTCAACCTGATCAAAGTGCCGCTGTTTATTGCCCTTCTCAACCGGGATGTAATGAAATGGTATATCGTGCCATTCCACCATCGAGCGCAAATTATCATGATTGGCAATGACGGCGGCAATTTCACAATGCAGTTCACCGCTGTGCCAGCGATACAAGATATCCGCCAGGCAATGGGACGCATGGCTCGCCAGAATGACAATTTTTTTCGGCGCGGTGGAATCAGTAATAAACCAACGCATCTGATATTCACGGGCAATGCTTTCAAACGCCGCGGTGAATTGCTGCAGATTCAGATCCAGTGAATCGGCGCGGATCTCATTACGCATAAAAAACCAGCCGGAATCCGCTTCTGAGTGATAACTGGCTTCGGTTAACCAGCCCTTATGATCACTGATGAATTGGCTGACTTTGGCGACGATGCCTACCTTATCCGGGCAGGAGATTAACAAACGATAGGTGTGTTCCATTCGGGGCTATACATTCTGATTACGGGGAAGCGTCAGTATAAACCGAATCCCCGCTCAACCCCAGGCGTACCTCAGGCGACTAGCCGGAGCACGCCCGTTTAGTACCGCTCAGGACAACCATAAGTACAACGTCAGTATATTGGCTAACACCAATAATAGCGCTATCAGCTGCCAGAAACGGACCGGATCTTTTTCCAATAGGGGCCGGTGTTCAACCCGTAGAAAAGCCGGATTGGGATTGCGCAGATCCACTAATAACTCAGACAACGATTCGTAACGCAGATCTGCATTCACCTGTAACGCCTTACGTAAAGTGCCGTCCATCCACAACGGCACCATCGGATTACGACGATGAGCCGGAATGTATTTCAGGCTCAGAAAATCCGCCGCTGTCTTTGATTTTTGATAACTCTCACCATAAGGGTGTTCCCCGGTCAACAGCTCATACAACAGCAACGCCAGCGAGAACTGATCGCTTTTTTCCGAGCGCGGGCGTTGCAATTGATATTCAGGAGCGGAGTAGTCCAACGTTCCCAACGCGGTTTCCCGATTGAATGTTGTGGCAATTTCATCCACTCCCGCCACAAACACGGAACCGAAATCGATGATGACCGGATCGTCTCCACACAGAATAATATTGTCCGGTTTGATATCCTGATGCAGGGTTTCGCGTCGGTGAAATGCCCGCAAACCCTGAATCAATTTTTCAGCAATGCCGGTTACCCGCGACACATCCAGCGGCGCCTGATCCGCAATGACTTTACCCAGTGTCGGTCCGTCTTGCCACTCGGTAAGATAATATAGAAAATTCCGGGAGCCCGTGGGCTCAACTACTTTCACCACATAAGGATTATCAATCCTGCGCCCAACCCACTCCTCCATAATAAAGCGCTCAATATAAGGCGCATCGTCAGCGTAGTTGACTGACGGGGTTTTCATTACCGCGTACTTTTCTGTTTCTTCGTGACGCACAACATACAGTTGGCTGCGTTGACTGGCGTGAAGTGCTTTTTCGACCCGCCAGCCATCCAGCTTATAACCGATCTCCAGCTCCGGTGGAAAAGGCAGGGTATTCAGCGCCTGAAACACATCTTCGTTGGTTTCCTGCCCCAACTGGTCCACCCGCACCAATTGGCAACTGATATTGTCATCACTGCCATTGTCCAGCGCCAGTTGCAGAAAGCGATCGACGCCCGCTTCCAGATCATCACCGCATTCACGAAGTATTTTTACAAAACTGCGATGATCAATAAATTCATGTACCCCATCGGTAGTGAGGACAAACACGTCTCCGGGCTGCAGATCAACAATCTTCAGATCCACATCCAGATTAAGATCGATGCCCATTGCCCGCACCAGATATTGTTGCTTTGAGCTGATGCGCGCCACATGATCCCGCGTTAATTGTTCCAGCTCACTGCCACGCAAACGGTAGATACGGGAATCCCCTACATGGAACAAATAGGCAGATCGGGATTTGAGGATGACCGTACTGAAAGTAGTAACGTAGCCTTTTTCAGCCTGCAGATACTTTTGCCCCTGTGCATACAACCAACGATTGAGGGCGGCCAGCACCTTATGGGCAGATTGCTTAACACTCCACGAATCCGGTGTGGAATAATAATCGTTGACGAACCCGGTGATGGCTATTTCTGATGCTTCCTGCCCTGCCTCCGCTGCACTGACCCCGTCGGCGATGGCGGCGACAATCCCTTTACGGGCTAATGCCGATCCGGTGGGAATCTGTATTGCCATGCAATCTTCATTGCGTTCTTTAACACCCGCAGCTGAACGCTGGGCAACGGACACCTGCAGTGGCTGCTTCGGATTGTCCAGTGACATACACTTCACCTGCAATGTAGCAAATCAAAAAATTAAAAAGAAAAAAGCCTTAACCTGGCGTCACAACAACGTCAGGCTAAGGCTTTCAGATCCTTAACAACTGCATTAAGCGGATCAGTTCACTTCAATTAACTGCACCGTACCATCCGGAAGCACTTCCGTCATGTGCCCTTCAGGCTCTTCCAGCAGTTGCACCAGCATGAACAAGAACCCGGCGCAACCCGCAATGACCAAAAAGAACGTAGAGGTATCAACAAAGGACAACACCGTCAGGAATGTCACACCACCCACATTACCATAAGCGCCCGCCATACCCGCAATCTGTCCGGTCATACGACGCTGCACTAACGGTACCATTGCAAACACCGCACCCTCACCGGCTTGTACGAAGAAGGAGCAACACATAGTTGCAATCACGGCCAGCGGAATCCACCAGGCACCATCAATCTGACTTAATACCAGATAACCTACGGCCAACCCGGCAACCAGAATGCTCATGGTTTTCTTACGACCGAACTTATCGCTGATATAACCACCACCGGGTCGCGCCACCAGGTTCATAAATGCAAACCCGGACGCCAGCAAACCCGCTGTCACAGCACTCAGCTCAAAGGTCTCCATAAAGAATAACGGCAACATCGAAACCACTGCCAGCTCGGAACCGAAGGTGACGAAGTAAGCCCAATCCAGAATCGCAACCTGCTTGAATTTGTAGCCCTGCGCAGGCGCAACCGGCTGCGGATCCGTAAACAAATGGCTGTTCACTTTATAGATCTGAGTGACCTGAAACACAAACAATGCAACCAGACCCACCCACAAACTAATAGTCGCTGTTTCACTGAGTAATTTCAGATTGTCCGGGCCCAATTTCCAGCTCAGAACCGCCAGGGCAATATACATCGGCACATTCATGGCCAAATAAAAATAGAAATCTTTTTTGTTGGAAACTTCCAGACCACCGGACTTCTTCGGTTTGAAATAAGTAGAGCCCTTGGGTGTATTCCGTGCCCGAAAGAAATACACAAAACCGTAGATCAATGCCAGTGTACCGGTACAGGCAACAGCGTAACGCCAGCCCTCAGGCCCACCAAAAGCCAAGGCGATAGTCGGCAATGTCATTGCAGCAGCGGCCGAACCAAAGTTACCCCAGCCCCCATACACCCCTTCGGCCAAACCAACCTGCTTTGCCGGAAACCATTCCCCGACCATACGAATTCCGATAACAAAACCGGCACCGACGAAACCCAGCATAAAGCGGCTCAGCGCCAATGTTTCATAGCTGTCGGCAAATGCAAACAGGTAGCAAAGACCGGAGGACGCAATCAGCAAGCCACTGAAAACATGACGCGGGCCGAACTTATCCACCAGAATACCGATCACAATCCGCGATGGTATGGTTAACGCAACGTTCAGGATCAATAACGCTTTTACCTGCTGCTCGGACAAATCAAAGGTTTCTTTGATCGCCATTAGCAGTGGTGCGTGGCTAAACCAGACAACAAAGGTAATAAAAAACGCAAACCAGGTAAGGTGTAACGTTCTGATGCTGGGATTTTTTACATCCAGCAGGTTCAACTTCCCATCATTCATTTGAGCTCTCCTATTGGTACTCACTCAGGCACAATCATTGGCGCGACAGACAAATCCGCATTCAGCAAAGCAACCTCCGTACCACCCCCAAAAGGAATCACACAAAAAAGAGAAAAGCCTCTCAATGGGGCAAAAACCCGCTACAAAAATCGATGGAAATTCTAATATGGTGCCTTTCGCGAGCAAGAGAGCACAGTAGTGGTGCGAATAAAAAAATCACCTACAACCAAAAACGCACCACTCACGAACCCGAAAAGAAAAAATAAAATTATATTGGTGCAAATAAAACAACAAGTGCGGCACCTGATAACCCAACCCGTCCATGGCATAGGGCTTGCTAAATACTATCGGGAAAGCCTGAGTTGCAGGCTGGTTTTTATGTGAGGAGTTGCAACGTGACAACGGATTCTGCGCCACGCAAGCCTAAGCTGGTTTTTGTCGGAAATGGTATGGCCGGCACCCGCACCCTGGAAGAACTGCTGGCTCTGACCCCGGACAAGTACGATATCAGCGTCATCGGGGACGAGCATTTCGGCAACTACAATCGCATTATGCTTTCGCCGGTGCTGGCGGGTGAGAAGACGATAGAAAGCATCATAATGAATGACGACGCCTGGTATGAGCACCATAATATTACTTTCTATAAAGGTGAGCGCGCAGCGCGCATTGATCGTGGCCGTCGCCGGATCTCGACAGCATCCGGACTGGAAATCCCTTATGACCGCCTGGTGCTGGCAACGGGATCCCGCCCCGCCCGCATCCCCGTACCCGGCAACGATCTGAACAATATTCTCACCTTCCGTGACATCAGCGACGTTCACGACATGCTGCGGCTGAGCAAAGAGAAGCAGCATGCAGCCGTTGTCGGCGGCGGTCTGCTGGGCCTGGAAGCGGCTAATGGGCTGCGCGCCCAGGGTATTCACGTCACAGTGGTCCACAGTAGCCCCAGCATTTTGAACCGACAACTGGATGAGACCGCTGCCAAAATGCTGCAACAAAGCCTGTCCGACAAAGGCATTGAATTTTGCCTTAATGCCCGCACCGTCGCCCTCAGCGGCGATCAACAAGGGGACGTACGAGAGCTGCATTTTAAAGATGGGCGCTCGCTACAGGCCGATATGGTGGTGATGGCGACAGGCGTCATCCCCAATCACGAGCTGGCCCTGAACAGCGGCTTGCCCTGTGAAAAAGGCATACTGGTCAACGATGTGCTGCAAACCTATGACCCGGCAATCTATTCCGTAGGGGAATGCATTCAACACCGGGGGGCCGTGTTCGGACTGGTGGCACCCACTTACGAGCAGGCCAAGGTGTGCGCCAACCACCTGGCTGAATTCGGTATTGCCCGTTACATTCAACAGGCGCAGGCAACCAAACTCAAAATAACCGGCATCAACGCGTTTTCTGCCGGCGATTTTCTGGGTGATGACGACGCTGAATTCATTACCTTGCACGATCGCGCCTTGAACCATTACAAAAAACTGGTCATCTCCAATGACCGCCTGATCGGTGCTGTGCTTTACGGCGATACCCAGGATGGCGCCTGGCTGTTTGATCTGATTCAACAAAAAGCGCATATTCACTCACTGCGCGATCAGTTAATCTTTGGAAAAGACTTTTGCACCCTAGAGACTAAACTGGCGGCATTACCGGAAGCTGCCTAGCGCTTGCTGTGAGTTTCTAAGCATTAAGGCTCTAAAATGGAGAGATCTTCCATCCTGAATAAAACGACCTGTCCTTATTGTGGTGTCGGCTGCGGTATTGAAATCGCCACCGACGAGCAGGGCAAAACCACGGTGCGCGGCGACACAGACCACCCCGCAAACTTTGGAAAATTGTGCTCAAAAGGTTCAACCCTGGCACATACCCTGGTGGAAGAAGGCCGCTTGCTGCACCCTAAAATCAATGGGCTGCGCGCAAGCTGGGATCAGGCTACGCAGTTTATTGGCCGCCAATTCCAACAGATTCTTGACCAGCACGGTCCCGGCTCCGTAGCCTTTTATGTTTCCGGGCAACTGTTAACGGAAGACTATTACGTTGCCAATAAATTAATGAAGGGGTTTCTCGGCAGCGCCAACATCGACACCAACTCACGGCTCTGTATGTCATCTGCGGTAGCCGCGCACAAGCGGGCCTTCGGAGAGGATGCTGTTCCGGGTTGCTACGAAGATCTGGAACTGGCGGATCTGATGATCCTGACCGGATCCAACACCGCCTGGTGTCACCCGATTTTATTCCAGCGCATCAAAGCGGCGAAAGAACAACGCCCAAAGATGAAAGTGGTGGTGATTGACCCCAGAAAAACCGCCAGCTGTGAAATTGCCGACCTGCATTTACCGATCAAGCCGGGCATGGACGTTAAACTGTTTAATGGCCTACTCCACTATCTGGCAGAACATCACAAACTGGACACAACCTATATCGCCGACCACAGCGACGGTATTCATGACACTCTGACTTATGCGCGCCAGGATGCAGCGGACCTGGACCAGGTCGCTACTGCTTGTGACCTGCCAGTACAGGATATTGCCACCTTTTATCATTGGTTCGCCCAACACGATCGTACAGTGACCTGCTTTTCCCAGGGTATCAACCAATCCAGCCAGGGCACGGACAAAGGCAACGCCATTATCAATTGCCACATTGCGACCGGCCGCATCGGCAAACCCGGCGCAACCCCCTTTTCCCTTACCGGTCAGCCCAATGCCATGGGCGGGCGCGAAGTGGGCGGCCTTTCTAACCAGTTGGCCGCGCACATGGAATTCAACGCCTCAGACCTGAAGCGGGTCAAACACTTCTGGAAAGCACCGAACATGGCCACCCACGCCGGACTAAAAGCAGTTGACCTGTTTGATGCCATAGAGCGAGGCGGTGTTAAGGCAATCTGGATTATGGGCACCAACCCGGTGGTCAGCCTACCCGATGCCGACCAGGTGAAACGGGCACTGCAAAAAGCGCAACTGGTCGTGGTATCGGACTGTATCGAACACACCGATACCAGCGCCTTCGCCCAGGTTCTATTGCCTGCTGCAGGGTGGGGCGAAAAAGACGGCACGGTCACCAATTCAGAGCGTCGCATCTCCCGCCAGCGGGGGGTACTGACGAGCGCGGGGGAAGCTCGCCAGGACTGGCGTATCCTCACCGATGTTGCTCGCGCCATGGGCTACTCGTCTCAATTTCCCTATCAAACCGCGGGCGACGTATTTCGCGAGCACGCAGCACTGACCGGGTTGGCCAACAACGGCAAACGCCAACTGGATATCAGCGAACTGGAAACCCTCAGCGACGCCGAATACGACTCATTGCAGCCTATCCAATGGCCGGTAATGGACGACATGGGCAGCGACAGACTGTACGGCAACGGTCGTTTCAGCACCCAGAATAAGAGAGCGCAATTGGTTCCCGTCCGCAGCAAGCCCACTGCCCATTTACTCACTCAGCAATGGCCACTGGCGCTCAACACGGGCCGCGTGCGCGACCAGTGGCACACCATGACCCGAACCGCACTGGCGCCGCCTCTAACCGCACACAAAGCCGAACCCTACGTAGAACTCCACCCGGACACCGCGCGCATCTACGGCATTCAACCACACAGCTTTGTGAAAGTGAGCAGCCAATGGGGCAGCGTCACGCTGAAAGCCGACATTACCGACAGCATCCGTCCAGGCGACGTGTTCGTGCCCATGCACTGGAACGATCAATGGTCCCGCAACAGCCGCATTGGCGCGGTAGTCAACCCAGCTGTCGATGCCATTTCCGGACAACCGGAATCCAAACACACGCCCTGCCTTATTGAACCCTGGCAACCCCAATGGACCGGCTTTCTGTTTTCACGCAAGAACCGGGCGGTGCCGGAAAGCCACTATGCGGCGAAAGTGCGCGGCGAGTTTTTTTACCGCTACGAACTCGCCGGGACCCAGCCCGTGCACAACTGGCATGATGTGCTGGAGCAACTGAACCTGAGCGAAGACAATCTCTCCTTACTGTACGAAGACCCCCACAGCAAAAGTTATCGCTGCGCCTGGACCGATGAAGCCGGAATTCAAGCTTGTGTTTTTATCGGTCCGGCAGACTCTTCCACCATTCGCGACGCCGATCGTGGCTGGCTATCGTCCCTGTTTGCAAAAGCCGAACTGTCGCCATTGGAGCGCAAGGCGCTGCTGTCCGGCAAAAGCCCCGCCGGAGTAGAGGACTGTGGCCGCACGGTGTGCGCTTGTTTCGGAGTCGGCGAAAAGACCATCCGCAAAGCCATAAAGGAAAACAACTTGACCAACGCAGCAGAAGTGGGCCAACTATTAAAGGCTGGCACTAACTGCGGATCCTGCGTAGCGGAGATCAAGGGGTTCCTCTGATTTAGTTGAACCCTGAAATGCACTAGAGCAGTCCAGCCAGCAGCCGATAGCACCATTCCCTGACAATCGGGGTCAATCTGCTTAATTATTTTTCAACCTGGACCGAGCAACACAGAGCAAATTTTTGCTCCACAATAAAACACAACTGCACCACCTACGCATCATAAGTGCGCTTTTTAAAATGCACCACTCCGTCATGGCAGCCTCATTCTGGTGCCTTGCATGGTGCACTGCGCACCCCGCTGCAGCATTTTGATTGAAAAAGCCGGTTTTTACGGGGTTTTCCGCTCTTTTTCACCCACTCCCACAAATTATTCACTGTTGGCACGTTAGCTGCTTTTACTGATTCGAGAGTTAATACCATCGGGCCAGGCCGGGAGTATCGCCCCGGTTATGAGTAACCAGTCGGTCGCTAGAGTGGAGTCAGTCGTGAGCAAGCAAAAATTAGTCGTTATCGGTAACGGCATGGTAGGCCAAAAATTTCTGGAACAGTTCACCGCAAAAGAGCAGGCGTCCGGTTTCGACATTATCACGTTCTGCGAAGAGTCACGGGTCGCCTACGACCGCGTGCAACTCTCTTCCTATTTTTCCGGGAAAACCGCAGACGATTTATCCCTGGTTGAAGAAGGCTTTTTTGAAAAAACAGGCGTTCAGATCCGAATGGGTGATAAAGCGGTTTCCATAGACCGCAACAATAAGGAAGTGACTTCCGCCAACGGCGAGATTATTTCCTATGACAAGCTCGTGCTGGCCACGGGTTCCTATCCGTTTGTTCCTCCTATTCCAGGCAAGGATCGCCCCGAATGTTTGGTTTACAGAACCATCGAAGACCTGGAAGCCATAGAAGCTGCTGCGGCCAAAAGCCGGGTGGGTGTGGTCGTCGGGGGCGGTCTGCTTGGTCTTGAAGCTGCAAAGGCACTGAAAGACCTGGGATTGGAAACTCACGTTATTGAATTTGCACCGCGCCTGATGGCCGTTCAAATTGACGAAGGCGGCGGCGCTATGCTGCGCAGCATGATTGAAGAGCTGGGCGTGCGCGTGCACACCGGCAAAAATACCAAGGTCATCGAAGACGGCGAAACCTGTGCGCTGAAAATGGAGTTCGCAGACGGCAGCCACCTTGAAACCGATATGATTCTGTTCTCTGCCGGAATTCGCCCGCAGGACGAATTAGCCCGCTCCAGCGGTTTGGCCATGGGCGAGCGCGGCGGTATTACCGTCAATAACTTTTGCCAGACTTCCGACGAAGACGTGTTCGCCATCGGTGAATGCGCACTGTGGAATAACCGCATTTTCGGTCTGGTAGCGCCCGGCTATCAAATGGCGCAGGTTGCGGCAGACACCATTTGCGGAGACAACGCATCGGAGTTCACTGGTGCCGACATGAGCACCAAACTGAAGCTAATGGGAGTCGACGTTGCCAGTATCGGTGACGCCCATGGCATGACCAAGGGCGCACAAAGCTACTCCATCACCGACGAGCGCAATAAGGTATACAAAAAAATTGTCGTCAGTGAGGACGGCAAGTTTATGCTCGGCGCAGTGTTGGTCGGTGACGCCGAAGACTACGGAAATCTGCTGCAGTTAATGCTCAACGAGATGGAGTTGCCGGAATACCCTGACACCTTGATTCTGCCCTTACGTGACGGCGCCGAGAAACCCTCAATGGGCGTGGATAAACTGCCGGACACTGCTCAAATTTGTTCCTGCAATAACGTCTCCAAGGGCGATATCTGTGGTGCGGTACAAAGTGGCATTACCGAACTCGGCGCCCTCAAATCCGCCACTAAAGCGGCGACCAGTTGCGGCGGCTGTGCAGCCCTGGTCGGGCAAGTTCTTAATTCCGAACTGACCAAATTGGGCATCGAAGTGAAAAAGGATTTGTGCGAACACTTCCCTTATTCACGGCAGGAACTGTATCACCTGGTGCGTGTGGACGGCATTCGCTCTTTTGAAGAGTTGATCAGCAAGCACGGGAAAGGCAAAGGCTGTGATATCTGCAAGCCGACCACCGCATCGATTCTGGCCTCCTGTTGGAATGATCACATCCTGGAAAACCAGCACGCCGGACTGCAGGACACCAATGATTACTTTATGGCGAACATGCAGAAGGACGGCACCTATTCTGTTGTACCGCGCGTACCCGGCGGTGAAATCACCCCTGACGGTCTGATTGCCATCGGCGAAATAGGCAAAAAGTACGACCTCTACACCAAAATTACCGGCGGCCAGCGCATCGACTTATTTGGTGCCCAGGTGCACGAGCTGCCACTGATCTGGAAAGAATTAATCGACGCAGGCTTTGAAAGCGGGCACGCCTACGGCAAGTCCATGCGCACTGTAAAAAGCTGCGTTGGCTCCACCTGGTGTCGTTACGGTGTGCAGGACAGTGTCGGCATGGCCATCGAAATAGAAAAGCGATATCGCGGCATCCGTTCTCCCCACAAATTCAAACTGGCTGTTTCCGGCTGCACTCGCGAGTGCGCGGAAGCACAGAGTAAAGACGTCGGTGTCATTGCCACGGA belongs to Ketobacter sp. MCCC 1A13808 and includes:
- a CDS encoding nitrate reductase, which translates into the protein MERSSILNKTTCPYCGVGCGIEIATDEQGKTTVRGDTDHPANFGKLCSKGSTLAHTLVEEGRLLHPKINGLRASWDQATQFIGRQFQQILDQHGPGSVAFYVSGQLLTEDYYVANKLMKGFLGSANIDTNSRLCMSSAVAAHKRAFGEDAVPGCYEDLELADLMILTGSNTAWCHPILFQRIKAAKEQRPKMKVVVIDPRKTASCEIADLHLPIKPGMDVKLFNGLLHYLAEHHKLDTTYIADHSDGIHDTLTYARQDAADLDQVATACDLPVQDIATFYHWFAQHDRTVTCFSQGINQSSQGTDKGNAIINCHIATGRIGKPGATPFSLTGQPNAMGGREVGGLSNQLAAHMEFNASDLKRVKHFWKAPNMATHAGLKAVDLFDAIERGGVKAIWIMGTNPVVSLPDADQVKRALQKAQLVVVSDCIEHTDTSAFAQVLLPAAGWGEKDGTVTNSERRISRQRGVLTSAGEARQDWRILTDVARAMGYSSQFPYQTAGDVFREHAALTGLANNGKRQLDISELETLSDAEYDSLQPIQWPVMDDMGSDRLYGNGRFSTQNKRAQLVPVRSKPTAHLLTQQWPLALNTGRVRDQWHTMTRTALAPPLTAHKAEPYVELHPDTARIYGIQPHSFVKVSSQWGSVTLKADITDSIRPGDVFVPMHWNDQWSRNSRIGAVVNPAVDAISGQPESKHTPCLIEPWQPQWTGFLFSRKNRAVPESHYAAKVRGEFFYRYELAGTQPVHNWHDVLEQLNLSEDNLSLLYEDPHSKSYRCAWTDEAGIQACVFIGPADSSTIRDADRGWLSSLFAKAELSPLERKALLSGKSPAGVEDCGRTVCACFGVGEKTIRKAIKENNLTNAAEVGQLLKAGTNCGSCVAEIKGFL
- a CDS encoding bifunctional protein-serine/threonine kinase/phosphatase codes for the protein MSLDNPKQPLQVSVAQRSAAGVKERNEDCMAIQIPTGSALARKGIVAAIADGVSAAEAGQEASEIAITGFVNDYYSTPDSWSVKQSAHKVLAALNRWLYAQGQKYLQAEKGYVTTFSTVILKSRSAYLFHVGDSRIYRLRGSELEQLTRDHVARISSKQQYLVRAMGIDLNLDVDLKIVDLQPGDVFVLTTDGVHEFIDHRSFVKILRECGDDLEAGVDRFLQLALDNGSDDNISCQLVRVDQLGQETNEDVFQALNTLPFPPELEIGYKLDGWRVEKALHASQRSQLYVVRHEETEKYAVMKTPSVNYADDAPYIERFIMEEWVGRRIDNPYVVKVVEPTGSRNFLYYLTEWQDGPTLGKVIADQAPLDVSRVTGIAEKLIQGLRAFHRRETLHQDIKPDNIILCGDDPVIIDFGSVFVAGVDEIATTFNRETALGTLDYSAPEYQLQRPRSEKSDQFSLALLLYELLTGEHPYGESYQKSKTAADFLSLKYIPAHRRNPMVPLWMDGTLRKALQVNADLRYESLSELLVDLRNPNPAFLRVEHRPLLEKDPVRFWQLIALLLVLANILTLYLWLS
- the purU gene encoding formyltetrahydrofolate deformylase → MEHTYRLLISCPDKVGIVAKVSQFISDHKGWLTEASYHSEADSGWFFMRNEIRADSLDLNLQQFTAAFESIAREYQMRWFITDSTAPKKIVILASHASHCLADILYRWHSGELHCEIAAVIANHDNLRSMVEWHDIPFHYIPVEKGNKQRHFDQVETLLSKYQAQTIVLARYMQILPSALCQQYQGQVINIHHSFLPSFVGANPYYQAYDRGVKLIGATCHYVTADLDQGPIIEQDVERVSHRHNKDDLVRLGRDVEKIVLARGLRYHLEDRVVIHGNKTVIFD
- a CDS encoding NarK family nitrate/nitrite MFS transporter, whose amino-acid sequence is MNDGKLNLLDVKNPSIRTLHLTWFAFFITFVVWFSHAPLLMAIKETFDLSEQQVKALLILNVALTIPSRIVIGILVDKFGPRHVFSGLLIASSGLCYLFAFADSYETLALSRFMLGFVGAGFVIGIRMVGEWFPAKQVGLAEGVYGGWGNFGSAAAAMTLPTIALAFGGPEGWRYAVACTGTLALIYGFVYFFRARNTPKGSTYFKPKKSGGLEVSNKKDFYFYLAMNVPMYIALAVLSWKLGPDNLKLLSETATISLWVGLVALFVFQVTQIYKVNSHLFTDPQPVAPAQGYKFKQVAILDWAYFVTFGSELAVVSMLPLFFMETFELSAVTAGLLASGFAFMNLVARPGGGYISDKFGRKKTMSILVAGLAVGYLVLSQIDGAWWIPLAVIATMCCSFFVQAGEGAVFAMVPLVQRRMTGQIAGMAGAYGNVGGVTFLTVLSFVDTSTFFLVIAGCAGFLFMLVQLLEEPEGHMTEVLPDGTVQLIEVN
- a CDS encoding NAD(P)/FAD-dependent oxidoreductase, with the translated sequence MTTDSAPRKPKLVFVGNGMAGTRTLEELLALTPDKYDISVIGDEHFGNYNRIMLSPVLAGEKTIESIIMNDDAWYEHHNITFYKGERAARIDRGRRRISTASGLEIPYDRLVLATGSRPARIPVPGNDLNNILTFRDISDVHDMLRLSKEKQHAAVVGGGLLGLEAANGLRAQGIHVTVVHSSPSILNRQLDETAAKMLQQSLSDKGIEFCLNARTVALSGDQQGDVRELHFKDGRSLQADMVVMATGVIPNHELALNSGLPCEKGILVNDVLQTYDPAIYSVGECIQHRGAVFGLVAPTYEQAKVCANHLAEFGIARYIQQAQATKLKITGINAFSAGDFLGDDDAEFITLHDRALNHYKKLVISNDRLIGAVLYGDTQDGAWLFDLIQQKAHIHSLRDQLIFGKDFCTLETKLAALPEAA
- the nirB gene encoding nitrite reductase large subunit NirB; this encodes MSNQSVARVESVVSKQKLVVIGNGMVGQKFLEQFTAKEQASGFDIITFCEESRVAYDRVQLSSYFSGKTADDLSLVEEGFFEKTGVQIRMGDKAVSIDRNNKEVTSANGEIISYDKLVLATGSYPFVPPIPGKDRPECLVYRTIEDLEAIEAAAAKSRVGVVVGGGLLGLEAAKALKDLGLETHVIEFAPRLMAVQIDEGGGAMLRSMIEELGVRVHTGKNTKVIEDGETCALKMEFADGSHLETDMILFSAGIRPQDELARSSGLAMGERGGITVNNFCQTSDEDVFAIGECALWNNRIFGLVAPGYQMAQVAADTICGDNASEFTGADMSTKLKLMGVDVASIGDAHGMTKGAQSYSITDERNKVYKKIVVSEDGKFMLGAVLVGDAEDYGNLLQLMLNEMELPEYPDTLILPLRDGAEKPSMGVDKLPDTAQICSCNNVSKGDICGAVQSGITELGALKSATKAATSCGGCAALVGQVLNSELTKLGIEVKKDLCEHFPYSRQELYHLVRVDGIRSFEELISKHGKGKGCDICKPTTASILASCWNDHILENQHAGLQDTNDYFMANMQKDGTYSVVPRVPGGEITPDGLIAIGEIGKKYDLYTKITGGQRIDLFGAQVHELPLIWKELIDAGFESGHAYGKSMRTVKSCVGSTWCRYGVQDSVGMAIEIEKRYRGIRSPHKFKLAVSGCTRECAEAQSKDVGVIATENGWNLYLCGNGGMKPRHADLFASDLDDETLIKYIDRFLMFYIKTADRLQRTSVWMDNLEGGLDYLRDVVMNDSLGIGDELEAQMAHLVDTYQCEWKTTVENPQKLKRFNHFVNTDEKDSNVVFVKERGQIRPATNEEKLIKTVAV